One window of Vitis riparia cultivar Riparia Gloire de Montpellier isolate 1030 chromosome 5, EGFV_Vit.rip_1.0, whole genome shotgun sequence genomic DNA carries:
- the LOC117914636 gene encoding acetolactate synthase small subunit 2, chloroplastic-like isoform X1: protein MASVQSIRCVNPRLDSNPHLGFSRTLWFSLPVSKPKNPQFRKLVVSASSAENGVGFNDKTAPVANTAPSAARSKVRRHTISVFVGDESGMINRIAGVFARRGYNIDSLAVGLNKDKALFTIVVSGTERVLQQVVEQLHKLVNVLKVEDISTEPHVERELMLIKVNANPQYRAEIMWLVNIFRAKIVDISEHSVTIEVTGDPGKMVAVQRNLSKFGIREIARTGKIALRREKMGESAPFWRFSASSYPDLEGDIPENTFVETRNKTLNSESDASVGGDVYPVEPSDGFLFNKVLDAHWGVLYDEDTSGLRSHTLSMVVNNAPGVLNLVTGVFARRGYNIQSLAVGHAEVEGLSRITTVVPGTDDSINKLVQQLKKLIDLHDVRDITHLPFAERELMLIKIAVNAAARRDVLDIASIFRAKAIDVSDHTITLELTGALDKMVALQRLLEPYGICEVARTGRVALVRESGVDSNYLRGYAFPLEA from the exons ATGGCTTCGGTACAGTCAATCCGCTGTGTAAACCCTCGTTTGGATTCTAACCCCCATCTAGGGTTTTCCAGAACCCTATGGTTTTCACTACCAGTTTCAAAGCCCAAGAATCCACAGTTTAGGAAGCTGGTGGTCTCTGCAAGCAGCGCTGAAAACGGGGTCGGTTTCAATGACAAAACCGCCCCTGTTGCCAACACTGCGCCTTCTGCAGCCAGGTCCAA AGTGCGGCGCCACACAATTTCAGTATTTGTTGGAGATGAAAGTGGAATGATTAATCGAATTGCCGGGGTCTTTGCAAGAAGGGGATATAACATTGACTCCCTTGCTGTTGGTCTGAACAAGGACAAGGCGCTCTTCACTATTGTTGTCTCTGGAACTGAAAGGGTGTTGCAGCAAGTTGTAGAGCAACTTCACAAGCTTGTGAATGTTCTGAAG gTTGAAGATATCTCAACTGAGCCGCATGTAGAACGTGAACTAATGCTCATAAAAGTCAATGCGAATCCCCAGTATCGTGCTGAG ATCATGTGGTTAGTGAACATTTTCAGAGCGAAAATTGTGGATATCTCAGAGCATTCAGTAACCATTGAG GTAACTGGAGATCCAGGGAAGATGGTTGCTGTGCAGAGAAATTTAAGCAAGTTTGGAATTAGAGAAATTGCTAGAACTGGAAAG ATTGCCTTGAGAAGGGAAAAAATGGGCGAGTCTGCTCCATTTTGGCGATTTTCAGCATCTTCATATCCTGATCTTGAAGGAGATATTCCAGAAAACACTTTTGTGGAAACCAGAAATAAAACACTCAATAGTGAATCTGATGCATCTGTTGGA GGAGATGTTTATCCAGTGGAACCATCTGATGGGTTCTTATTCAATAAAGTTCTTGATGCTCACTGGGGTGTTCTCTATGATGAAGAT ACTAGTGGCCTTCGTTCACACACTCTATCCATGGTTGTAAATAATGCTCCTGGAGTTCTTAATCTTGTTACTGGGGTTTTTGCAAGGAGGGGATATAACATCCAG AGTCTGGCAGTTGGTCATGCAGAAGTTGAGGGTCTCTCTCGCATTACAACTGTTGTTCCTGGTACAGATGACTCTATTAACAAGTTGGTGCAACAACTTAAGAAGCTAATAGATCTTCATGAT GTTCGGGATATTACCCACTTGCCCTTTGCTGAGCGAGAGTTGATGTTGATAAAGATTGCTGTGAATGCTGCTGCTCGGCGTGATGTCCTTGATATTGCCAGCATTTTCAGGGCCAAAGCCATTGACGTGTCTGATCACACAATAACCCTTGAG CTTACAGGAGCTTTAGACAAAATGGTTGCTCTGCAAAGGTTGTTAGAGCCCTATGGCATTTGTGAG GTGGCACGAACTGGGCGGGTGGCGTTGGTGCGTGAGTCGGGTGTGGACTCCAATTATCTCCGCGGTTATGCATTTCCTCTCGAGGCTTAA
- the LOC117914636 gene encoding acetolactate synthase small subunit 2, chloroplastic-like isoform X2 — MASVQSIRCVNPRLDSNPHLGFSRTLWFSLPVSKPKNPQFRKLVVSASSAENGVGFNDKTAPVANTAPSAARVRRHTISVFVGDESGMINRIAGVFARRGYNIDSLAVGLNKDKALFTIVVSGTERVLQQVVEQLHKLVNVLKVEDISTEPHVERELMLIKVNANPQYRAEIMWLVNIFRAKIVDISEHSVTIEVTGDPGKMVAVQRNLSKFGIREIARTGKIALRREKMGESAPFWRFSASSYPDLEGDIPENTFVETRNKTLNSESDASVGGDVYPVEPSDGFLFNKVLDAHWGVLYDEDTSGLRSHTLSMVVNNAPGVLNLVTGVFARRGYNIQSLAVGHAEVEGLSRITTVVPGTDDSINKLVQQLKKLIDLHDVRDITHLPFAERELMLIKIAVNAAARRDVLDIASIFRAKAIDVSDHTITLELTGALDKMVALQRLLEPYGICEVARTGRVALVRESGVDSNYLRGYAFPLEA, encoded by the exons ATGGCTTCGGTACAGTCAATCCGCTGTGTAAACCCTCGTTTGGATTCTAACCCCCATCTAGGGTTTTCCAGAACCCTATGGTTTTCACTACCAGTTTCAAAGCCCAAGAATCCACAGTTTAGGAAGCTGGTGGTCTCTGCAAGCAGCGCTGAAAACGGGGTCGGTTTCAATGACAAAACCGCCCCTGTTGCCAACACTGCGCCTTCTGCAGCCAG AGTGCGGCGCCACACAATTTCAGTATTTGTTGGAGATGAAAGTGGAATGATTAATCGAATTGCCGGGGTCTTTGCAAGAAGGGGATATAACATTGACTCCCTTGCTGTTGGTCTGAACAAGGACAAGGCGCTCTTCACTATTGTTGTCTCTGGAACTGAAAGGGTGTTGCAGCAAGTTGTAGAGCAACTTCACAAGCTTGTGAATGTTCTGAAG gTTGAAGATATCTCAACTGAGCCGCATGTAGAACGTGAACTAATGCTCATAAAAGTCAATGCGAATCCCCAGTATCGTGCTGAG ATCATGTGGTTAGTGAACATTTTCAGAGCGAAAATTGTGGATATCTCAGAGCATTCAGTAACCATTGAG GTAACTGGAGATCCAGGGAAGATGGTTGCTGTGCAGAGAAATTTAAGCAAGTTTGGAATTAGAGAAATTGCTAGAACTGGAAAG ATTGCCTTGAGAAGGGAAAAAATGGGCGAGTCTGCTCCATTTTGGCGATTTTCAGCATCTTCATATCCTGATCTTGAAGGAGATATTCCAGAAAACACTTTTGTGGAAACCAGAAATAAAACACTCAATAGTGAATCTGATGCATCTGTTGGA GGAGATGTTTATCCAGTGGAACCATCTGATGGGTTCTTATTCAATAAAGTTCTTGATGCTCACTGGGGTGTTCTCTATGATGAAGAT ACTAGTGGCCTTCGTTCACACACTCTATCCATGGTTGTAAATAATGCTCCTGGAGTTCTTAATCTTGTTACTGGGGTTTTTGCAAGGAGGGGATATAACATCCAG AGTCTGGCAGTTGGTCATGCAGAAGTTGAGGGTCTCTCTCGCATTACAACTGTTGTTCCTGGTACAGATGACTCTATTAACAAGTTGGTGCAACAACTTAAGAAGCTAATAGATCTTCATGAT GTTCGGGATATTACCCACTTGCCCTTTGCTGAGCGAGAGTTGATGTTGATAAAGATTGCTGTGAATGCTGCTGCTCGGCGTGATGTCCTTGATATTGCCAGCATTTTCAGGGCCAAAGCCATTGACGTGTCTGATCACACAATAACCCTTGAG CTTACAGGAGCTTTAGACAAAATGGTTGCTCTGCAAAGGTTGTTAGAGCCCTATGGCATTTGTGAG GTGGCACGAACTGGGCGGGTGGCGTTGGTGCGTGAGTCGGGTGTGGACTCCAATTATCTCCGCGGTTATGCATTTCCTCTCGAGGCTTAA